The sequence below is a genomic window from Nostoc flagelliforme CCNUN1.
TCCCCCTCGACCTGCTAACTCCCAAAGACCCTCTAACCCAAGTTTTCGCCATTTATGTAAGACTTCTCTTACAGTTTGAGCAGTCCAGTTAAAGTGAGCAGCTATTTTTTCTACGTACCACCCATGTGCGTTTAACCTAATTATCTCTGCTCTGTCTTTAACCTTCTGTGGTACATCGGCAGTTCTTAAGTTTAACAGGGTTTTGTCTTGTTCACGAGTTAGGAATACCCTTATACGAGCGCCCATATCTCACTTACCTCGGTAGATACATTCTACGTATTTATTTATCTTTACATAGTTTGGTTTTTTCACGTCGTTCTACTTACATACATTTATCGATTACAAAACCATCTTTGAGCAACTGCTGAACTAACATCAGTTAGCCATGTATTCTGCACTAACTTTTGCTCTGCTGGCGGTCAACTGCGGGGACTTCAAATACTGCCCCCGTTCAGGCAGCAGCAAATAACAAAACCCTCCATTTCTGGAGGGCTGTTTTACTACCTGGCTTGCTTCTAAGCTGCTACTGTTAGCGAATCTTGAGCTTTTTCTAGGACTGCCGCCCAGTGGGACTTGTAGCAGAGGTCAACGACCATTCCTTGCTCCTTTGCCCATTTAGCTGCTTGGCTTGCTGTTTGCAGTCCTAGCAGCGCCAGTACCTGTTCCTTCAACTCCTGACTGGTCGTTTGCTTCAGGTCAATCCTGGCTGGCTTGAACTGCGGTTTCAGGTGGCTGGTAACAACCGTTGGGACTATAACTGGTGCTTCGATTTCAGTCGGCGGTTCGATTTCTTCGAGGCTTAATTCAACGGTGTTAGGTGCGGTTTCTTCAATGGCGATCGCTTCAGGTTCGGTTTCGATGACTAGTTCAGGTGCGGTAACAGTTGCAAGCTGTAAGTCTTCAGCTATTTCCTGGCTGGCTATTTCCTTGCCAAGCTTGTGCAGTTCTGAAAGCACATCCGAGTATCTTGGCAATCCATCCCTGACGATTTCTCCGTCCTTTTCTATCCGATAGTCGTACTTTTTGGAGGTAATTTGGTTTTTGACAATTTCAACTCCGAGGTCTTCAGCTAGTGAGCGGGCTTGGTTGGCAACAATACTGTTCTGGCGGGCTTGGTGGTTAGACATCTTCGGTACTCCTTGGGTGGTTTGAGGTTTTTTGTCTATATCTTTATTCTCTTCGAGTGCGTACTAGCGTCAATAGCCTCCTACTTGCTGTACTATCTGAATTGCTTATCGTGGTTCTCGGCAGTTCTATTGCAGGCGTTTATGGATATATCAGGACATTACAAGCAGCTTTTCCAAGCCTACGGCGACTCGCCCCAGGCGTGCCAGTGGTCGAGCCGGGAGTCACAGATTTACCGATTGACATACCTGCTTGGCGTTACGAACCCTAACGGACTTCAGCATTCAGACAAAATCTTAGACTTCGGCTGCGGGACGGCTGCCCTTGCTGACCTACTGCGAGACGTGAACATCCAAGCAAGCTACACGGGCGTCGATATCGTTGACGAATTCCTAGACTGTGGCAGAGCGAAGCATCCACACCATCACTTCTGCAAACAGGGCGACATCCAGCCAAACCAGACATTCGACTACATCTTTATCTCTGGCACGTTCAACAACTACACTGGCAACAACGAACTGTTTTTCGAGACAACTATGCGCTGGTGCTGGCGACATTGCAGCCATGCGATCGCCTTCAACCTTTTTTCGACATACGTTGACTACCAGGATTCGGGACTGTGGTACAAAGCCCCTGAGCAAACAATTCAGTTCATCAAGTCCAACTTCGGTCACTCAACTCCATTCCAGATGCTCAACGACTACGTGCTACCAAGCGGGGCAATTCCCAGCGAATACACCGTCTACGTTTACAGGCAGCCGACAAAATAAAACCCTCCAGGAAAATTTTCCTGGAGGGCAAAAGCCCGTACTCGCGTTCGACGATCGCCACCGACTCATGGCGGCTATGCGATCGCCTTCAACACTGATTCCCTGCTGCAATCACTAGCTACTAGCCGTCCCAGGCGCTGATTCCTGTAGCGCCAGTAGTACTCGTACTTTGCGGTGTTCGGGGTAGCCTTGCCAATCTTGCGATTCATCTTCTTGCTCCTGTGGTTCGAGGTTTTTGTCTACATCTTTATTCTCTTCTAGTGCGTACTGTGGTCAAGAGGCTCCGCTCTGCGGTTCTATCTGAGTTACTTATCGTCATTCTCAGCAGGTCAATCACAGGCGTTTATCGATCCATTACCAGCGTTGAACAGATGCTGGGCAAACACCAGATAGCCATGTATTCTGCACTAGCTTTTGCTCGGCTGGCGGTCAACTGCGGAAACAGCCCCTGGTCAGGCAGCAGCGCATAGCAATGCCCTCCAGAAATGGAGGGCATTCTGCCGAGGCTTCTTACTTGCTAGCAGCAACCAGAGCGTTCAACCAAGTCGCAGACTTCGACTTGTTCCCATCCGGGACGATGCCACGCTTGCTACATTCTGCCTTCAAATCCTTCAGCTTCAGTTTGCTAAAGTCTAAGGCTGGTTCAGCTACTACTGGTACTGGCGTGGCATCGGGCAGGCAAAGCTGGAAAATCAATGCCGATGGCTGGAGCATTCGAGTCATCGGGACGATTTCACCCTCCCAAGGATCTGGCAGTTTGGCGACCAATTCTACGTTCAATCTGACTGGAACTGTAGCAGGCGTAGCAACCAAAACTTCTGTGGCGGTCAAAGCAGTCAATCCATTAACAAAATCAAAAACTACAAGTGCAGCGAAGCCTATCAAAACTGATTCAATTACTAAGGTGAGTACAGATTGCAATTCCATTTCTTTTCTCCTAATTCTTTTCTTTCATCCAGGCTTGAAGCGATTGCCTGTTTGTCTATATCTTTATTCTCTTCGAGTGCATACTAGCGTCAATAGCACCCGTCACAGGAGTTCTATCTGAATTACTTATCGTCATTCTCAACAGTTCAATCACAGGCATTTATCGATTCATTACCATCTTTGAACAACTGCTGAACAAGCGTCAGTTAGCCATGTATTCTGCACTGACTAATGCTTCGGCTAGCGGTCAACTACGGGAACTTCAAAAACTGCCCCTGTTCAGACAACAGAACATACAAAAGCCCGCCATCACTGGCGGGCTGTTTCATTTACCTAGCAAGTCCTAAGCTGCAACTGCACTCGAATCTTGAGCTTTTTCTAGGACTGCCGCCCAGTGGGACTTGTAGCAGAGGTCAACCTCCATTCCCTGCTGTTTCGCCCATTTAGCAGCTTGGCTTGCGGTTTGCAGGTTGAGCAGTGCCAGTACCTGTTCCTTCAATTCTTGGCTGGTCGTTTTCTTCAGGTCAATCCTGGCTGGCTGAAACTGTGGCTTGAGCAACTGTTTTACTTGCTTAACTTCTTCTACAGGAGCTTCTTCTTTCGGTTCCTGTGGCTTGTAAGTTTCGTCTGCGAGTTCTGTCCCATCTCCATATACGATGCAGAGAATTACTTGGTCGTCGGCGTCTTGCATTTCTTCTTTCGAGTAACCGTACATTTCCGCTCTTGCTTCATCAAGAGTGCCGTGGCTGGTGATTTGTCCTCTGTACAACGTTCCGACCGAGTAACCTACAACTTTGACGATGTTTGCAGCGTAGGTGCTAATGGCTTTGGAAACTTCATCAAGCGTTCTTACGTGGGCGATTTCTTTGCCGTCCGAGTTCCGATTGAGATGCCAAGGAAGTTTTTCGTTTACTGAATCTTTCGAGAGAGTTAAGTGATACTGTGCTGCTTTGGCTTGAACTTGTGCTTGCTTCGGGCTAATTTTCATTGTCTTTATCCTGTGGTGGCTGAGGTTTTTTTGTCTATAACTTAATTCTCTTCGAGTGCATACTGGGGTCAATAGGCTCCGCCAACGGGTTCTATCTAATGTGCTTATCGGTTTCTCGACAGTTCAATCACAGGCATTTATCAAAGCAGAAACCAGCCATTTTGCAACTGCTGTCCATTCAGCAGTTAGCCATGTATTCTGCACTAACTTTTGCTCTACTAGCAGCCAACTCCGGTAACACCAAGTTCACCCCCGTTCGGCATTAATACTGGATTACGCACAACAGGAACTTGGCTTGCGCCCTCAAAGTACTTTGACGACTCTTTTCCGCAGTTCATTAGCAAATCGATCGCTGCAAGCTGTGGCATGAACCCTTCTCGAAACTGCGGGTACACCGGATTCAGCCACCCCTGCCACTTCACCTCAACGCCAACAGCAGCGAACAAACTTACATCCAAGTAGTCCTTGGCAACGTCACCAGACAAATAAATAGTAGCTCCAAAAAGCTGGCACATCTCTACTAACTTCAAATTCCTATCTTCTGACTCAATGGGCAAACTAGACGCCATTACTACCCTTGGTCGAAAGCCTAGCCAGTCCAGGTGCAGCCTTATAAACCCCATCTGCAAATCAACCAGGCGATCCCATTGCTGACCAAGCAACCCTTCTATGTCTTCCCAGTAATCCCCAAAATACGGGGCTTTCCCATACGCCTGTCGAATCGTCGCCGCGTGCTTCCGCCCCCAGAGCCGAGCGTTATCTATCTTCACGTCAGCGATCGCCGGGAAGCCCTGCGCCTGGACTGGAACTGTCAACCATACCCAGTCATCAAGACTGCGAATCCGGTTGCGGTTGTGGAAGTCGTTTTTGACGTACTGCACACTGTCATAAATCACAAACACATCACACAACCGAGCCTTGTCAAAAAAACCTAGCCACGGCAGATACCCTGGTTGCATTACAGCCAACGTCGTCATATTTGCACAAAAAAACTGGGTGGATTCCACCGTTTCTAAATGTATGAACAGAATTACCCAAAACTAGATAATTTGCCCACACCTCACTCCACGGTGTAAGTGAAAACGTTCTTTCTTAGTGCTTACGCTTCCTCAGTTTCGAGGTTGGCTAGGAAACTCCAGTTAGGAACAGTAAAATAGTCGTGCCTACGATTTATCTTGCCGGAACGTTTGATCTGTTTATTTAGTTGTAACCACCAGTGCCATACGTGCTTCCGATCATTCACCGACAAGTAGGCGGTTATGGCACTGGGTAATCTTTCAGATAATGTCATGCCGCGACGAGCAATTACTAATGCCGCAGCACAGTCACTGGATAGAGCATACATTTTCATGTACTTTACTAATCCAATCAAGCTGGAATAAGCTGCATTGACCGTTAATAGTTCAATACCTCGATTAGATAAGATTGATTCGAGTAATTCGTAAAATCGGTTGTACGCCCAGCTAGAAAGCATTCGAGCGTATTTCCTGGACTCCTCCCCACATCGTTCTTTTTTGTTAGCAAAATCTAACTCCTCACATACAACCGGGCAGGCAAAACAAATTGCAAGGTTAGCCAGAGACAGACAAGCATCAACGATTTGAGCCTGTTGCCTACCAGATGGGAGTCCCATTTTTAGGGGAATTTGTCCATGAGCTTTCAGGTTCCCTTCGGTATCGACGTAGCTCCAACCAATCGAACCGGGATTCATGTCAATCCCAATACAACCGTAGTTACGATCCTTCGATTGGCGCTTCACCTCAGAAGGTGTGAACTGTACTGCAACATTCCACTTGCCATCTTTCTTGAACAAGTGCCAAGTCTTAGATCCTGTTTCAGACAATCGATTGATGTTGCGATCAAAGTTGCCAACCTCAGAAACTACATATTTCCCAAACCGAGATTCTAGACGGGTAGGAACTCGAAACGTAATAGATTTGCCGTCCCATTGCGCGATCTGATTCCCAAAACTTTCATCCTTAGAGCCAACAATAAAAACTTGTCCATGAGGGACAGCCACCTTAATAAGCTTATATTTTAAGAATTTGATCTTGGACTGAATCAGATACAGTTTACGTTTTTTGTGGTGAATCTGAAATTTTAAATTTTGCCAGTTCGTGTCTTTATAGCTCAACGAACAGGAGAGAGGGAAATTGCAACCTGTTTTTGAATTCTGCCAGTTCTTTTTTGCGTAGAACTTTCGAGCAAGTTTTAGCTTGCGTTCTGCCTTCTTGATCCAAGCTTCGATTGATTTTGCCTTCCCTTCCAACGTTTTGAGATGCAAAACTCGATGTTCTTTCGAGCCGTCTACTTTACCTTTTGCATAGACAATTACGCCATTCGCATGACGCTTGCTGATTTGGTAGGTCTTCTGCAAATGTGTGTTCCAAGTCGATTTGTTAAATTCCGCTTCAGACAATAGATGATTAACTGTTTCAATTGCGGCATCTCGAAAGATGGGCGCAAACGCTTCTAGAAACATCTCAAAATTAGTGAAGCCTAATGCGTTTAGCTCATCCAATGGTGTTGGAAGACCTTTGACATAGGTTAGAGAAGGCATTGGTTCGACCTTTCAACGCTGCGTGCTATACATTAGTATATCAATATATGCGGGGGTTATAAATGCCATTCCAGAAAAGTCACAAATTTGGTTTTACCAGTGATGAACCAATGGATAAAGACCCCGTGTGCTTCAAGGTGAAGCTAGGGGTCAAAGCCAAATTAAAAGCCGTTCCAAATTGGCAGGAACGGCTTAGAGAATGCGTTGATCGGTTGATAGCTGGGCAAAGGGAAAGCGATGGGTAGTTTTGTCTAGAAAATAGCTAACAGCTTCCAGCCCATTTATAATGCAGCCGTTTAACTAAAACTACCAATTCTTAAACAAATCGCCATCAAATAGCTGCCCATTAACTGGAGGCTCTGGCTTCTGAGTCTCGTTAGCCGGAGCAGCCTTATGCTTCTCCTGATCGAGCCATGACTGCTGATAGGCTGTCCAGTACGGGTCGTCAATTTCTGCCCGATTTTCCAAGTGGGCTGCCTCTTCCCAAAAATGCTCCACGCCTCGCTTCATAGATCGTCCGCGACGGGTGTGCATGTCGAGCGCAGCATCTGGCACCTGGCGTTTCGCCAGCGGCGTCTTGCTGTAGAAGTACAGGCAAACGGCGTGGTCGTTCATGCGGCATTTGGGGGCACGGCAGGCCAGGATGATTGCATGGGTGAGAAACAAGGCGTCGTGGTCGTCTTCCTTGCCGACATTTTTCTTAAACCAGTCTGCCGTCTGGCATAAGGCGAAAATCTCAGCAGCCAAACCAG
It includes:
- a CDS encoding class I SAM-dependent methyltransferase; translation: MTYLLGVTNPNGLQHSDKILDFGCGTAALADLLRDVNIQASYTGVDIVDEFLDCGRAKHPHHHFCKQGDIQPNQTFDYIFISGTFNNYTGNNELFFETTMRWCWRHCSHAIAFNLFSTYVDYQDSGLWYKAPEQTIQFIKSNFGHSTPFQMLNDYVLPSGAIPSEYTVYVYRQPTK
- a CDS encoding SAP domain-containing protein — translated: MELQSVLTLVIESVLIGFAALVVFDFVNGLTALTATEVLVATPATVPVRLNVELVAKLPDPWEGEIVPMTRMLQPSALIFQLCLPDATPVPVVAEPALDFSKLKLKDLKAECSKRGIVPDGNKSKSATWLNALVAASK
- a CDS encoding WbqC family protein, with translation MTTLAVMQPGYLPWLGFFDKARLCDVFVIYDSVQYVKNDFHNRNRIRSLDDWVWLTVPVQAQGFPAIADVKIDNARLWGRKHAATIRQAYGKAPYFGDYWEDIEGLLGQQWDRLVDLQMGFIRLHLDWLGFRPRVVMASSLPIESEDRNLKLVEMCQLFGATIYLSGDVAKDYLDVSLFAAVGVEVKWQGWLNPVYPQFREGFMPQLAAIDLLMNCGKESSKYFEGASQVPVVRNPVLMPNGGELGVTGVGC
- a CDS encoding AAA family ATPase; this translates as MAAYFKCRFLTSKFFTKKCDFKKHKSYDLKRTSKHSLEEKSMGKPPISTVNGYDLGECVSAFQKCIRRGDEDGALYWAAEIYKSGYRQYPWKRLLVIVSEDIGIAAPGLAAEIFALCQTADWFKKNVGKEDDHDALFLTHAIILACRAPKCRMNDHAVCLYFYSKTPLAKRQVPDAALDMHTRRGRSMKRGVEHFWEEAAHLENRAEIDDPYWTAYQQSWLDQEKHKAAPANETQKPEPPVNGQLFDGDLFKNW